One stretch of Passer domesticus isolate bPasDom1 chromosome 2, bPasDom1.hap1, whole genome shotgun sequence DNA includes these proteins:
- the TMEM139 gene encoding transmembrane protein 139: MLLETRWKNIRQTLLLLFTATLLIGVTMLAISSNINPVGYFFLGVGGVCLVGYLLSVFVECYLRNQHRHDANEIPPNRQSQAGVNAAYEAPTYEEVMTMSAPAPAIWTITSNPGSVPSPLSEPPPYNVVIESSAQQEMMVEALQGPVPPNTVRTSETDTGSRMQLQLVLPPRLHRFVSDIHEDKDIEERFEPLEPLTPPPAYETAISDEVFADAHQPSLLGLISPSMNTEPNSHPNTGCS; encoded by the exons ATGTTGTTAGAGACACGCTGGAAGAACATCCGCCAAACCTTGCTGCTTCTGTTCACCGCTACTCTTCTCATCGGGGTCACCATGCTGGCCATCTCCTCTAACATTAACCCAGTAGGCTATTTCTTCCTCGGGGTAGGGGGAGTGTGCCTGGTCGGCTATCTGCTGAGCGTGTTTGTCGAGTGTTACCTGAGGAATCAACACCGGCATGACGCAAATGAAATACCTCCAAACAGGCAAAGCCAAGCAGG GGTGAACGCTGCCTATGAAGCTCCCACCTATGAGGAGGTGATGACcatgtcagctccagctccagcaatATGGACAATTACATCCAACCCTGGCTCTGTGCCCTCACCGCTGAGCGAGCCTCCCCCATACAACGTTGTTATTGAATCCTCTGCCCAACAAGAGATGATGGTGGAGGCTCTCCAGGGGCCAGTGCCACCCAACACAGTGCGCACCTCTGAGACAGACACGGGCTCCAGGATGCAactgcagctggtgctgccccCAAGGCTGCACCGCTTTGTTTCGGACATCCATGAGGACAAAGACATTGAAGAAAGGTTTGAACCACTGGAGCCACTCACTCCACCACCTGCTTATGAGACTGCCATCAGTGATGAGGTCTTTGCAGATGCTCACCAGCCCTCTTTGTTAGGACTGATTTCACCTTCCATGAATACAGAACCAAACTCTCACCCCAATACAGGATGTTCCTAG